Proteins encoded within one genomic window of Methanobrevibacter arboriphilus JCM 13429 = DSM 1125:
- a CDS encoding potassium channel family protein, translating to MYVIIMGGGRVGLTLADLLINDGYDITLIENSENLCNDAAAELDALIICGNGTDTKTLEEANIQDADFFVAATGNDEANLLSSILVKDYGIPKIIARVSNPDHEEAFRKVGIDDVISPEITAAGFLEKIITRPNVADLTAFGKGNAEILDMIIENEKVTGKKVSDVSPTDDYMIIATYHGGKLTIPKPDTVLNKGNKISILVKRGNFKKAAKKFMK from the coding sequence ATGTATGTTATTATAATGGGAGGTGGGCGTGTAGGACTCACACTTGCAGACCTTCTAATAAATGATGGTTATGATATTACTCTAATCGAAAATAGTGAAAATTTATGTAATGATGCAGCTGCAGAATTAGATGCATTAATAATCTGTGGAAATGGTACTGATACAAAAACATTAGAAGAAGCCAATATACAAGATGCTGATTTTTTTGTAGCAGCTACTGGAAATGATGAAGCTAATCTTCTTTCATCTATATTAGTTAAAGATTATGGAATACCTAAAATAATAGCTAGAGTAAGTAACCCTGATCACGAAGAAGCTTTCAGAAAAGTTGGAATAGATGATGTAATAAGTCCTGAAATAACAGCAGCAGGTTTTCTTGAAAAGATTATAACCCGCCCCAATGTAGCTGATTTAACTGCTTTTGGAAAAGGCAATGCAGAAATCCTTGATATGATTATAGAAAATGAGAAAGTTACTGGTAAAAAAGTATCTGATGTTTCTCCAACTGATGATTACATGATAATTGCTACCTATCATGGAGGTAAGTTAACTATTCCAAAACCTGATACAGTCTTAAACAAAGGGAATAAAATCTCAATACTTGTAAAAAGAGGTAACTTTAAAAAAGCGGCTAAAAAATTCATGAAATAG
- the fhcD gene encoding formylmethanofuran--tetrahydromethanopterin N-formyltransferase encodes MQLNGVDIKDTYAEAFGIKVSRLLVTAATKKLALVAATEATGYGTSVIGCPAEAGIDGYVSPLETPDGRPGYTIMICNSGKKKLDHELLERIGMGILTAPTTAVFNALEDTEEVLKAGFKLKFFGDGYEKEVEVGGRTVQSIPIMSGDFLVESDFGMKDGVAGGNFFILADSQMNALVAAEAAVDAIYEVPGTITPFPGGIVASGSKVGCNEYNFLNASTNEKMCVSLKEEVVESEIRKDVNGIYEIVIDGIDEESVREAMKQGIKAACTIPGVKEISAGNYGGNLGAYKINLRDLF; translated from the coding sequence ATGCAATTAAATGGTGTAGATATAAAAGATACTTATGCGGAAGCTTTTGGAATAAAAGTTTCTAGATTACTCGTAACTGCAGCAACTAAAAAATTAGCTCTTGTAGCAGCTACTGAGGCTACTGGTTATGGTACTTCTGTAATTGGATGTCCTGCTGAAGCTGGAATTGATGGTTATGTTTCTCCACTTGAAACTCCTGATGGAAGACCTGGTTACACTATAATGATTTGTAACTCTGGTAAAAAAAAGTTAGATCATGAACTTCTTGAAAGAATTGGTATGGGAATATTAACTGCTCCGACTACTGCTGTATTCAATGCATTAGAAGATACTGAAGAAGTATTAAAAGCTGGTTTCAAATTGAAATTTTTCGGTGATGGGTATGAGAAGGAAGTTGAAGTTGGTGGAAGAACCGTTCAATCTATCCCTATTATGTCTGGTGACTTTTTAGTTGAGTCTGATTTTGGAATGAAAGATGGTGTTGCTGGAGGAAACTTCTTTATACTTGCTGATAGTCAGATGAATGCTCTTGTGGCTGCTGAAGCAGCTGTTGATGCGATTTATGAAGTACCTGGAACAATCACTCCTTTCCCTGGTGGAATTGTTGCTTCTGGATCTAAAGTAGGATGTAATGAATATAATTTCTTAAATGCTTCTACAAATGAGAAAATGTGTGTTTCTTTAAAAGAAGAAGTTGTAGAAAGTGAAATTAGAAAAGATGTAAATGGTATCTATGAAATAGTTATTGATGGTATTGATGAAGAATCTGTAAGAGAAGCTATGAAACAAGGAATAAAAGCTGCTTGTACAATTCCAGGAGTTAAAGAAATCAGTGCAGGTAACTATGGTGGAAACTTAGGTGCTTATAAGATTAATTTAAGAGATTTATTTTAA
- a CDS encoding zinc ribbon domain-containing protein, whose amino-acid sequence MVYCRYCGTQNRDGTLKCIKCGKPLSLIPNDSHPNSMQDSSRNHYSKEDDYRKNNNYGKIDNYGNNRNNHDDSINSDVSNYHRSPIKDSYMRKNQEFDNFENPSKYPVNLNKNQNNDYYSQNYRKEPVKPDKNSVEWDVVIATALMVIILTAILQRIFPFMAIFISLIIGLIYILIATKSKSSLFKAIPLTIITILAISAYFSI is encoded by the coding sequence ATGGTATATTGTAGATATTGTGGGACTCAAAATAGGGATGGTACTTTAAAATGTATTAAGTGTGGTAAACCTTTGAGTTTAATTCCTAATGATTCTCACCCAAACTCAATGCAAGATTCATCTAGAAATCATTATTCAAAAGAGGATGATTATAGGAAAAACAATAATTATGGAAAAATCGATAATTATGGGAATAATCGTAATAATCATGATGATTCTATTAATTCTGATGTTTCTAATTATCATAGGAGTCCAATTAAGGATAGTTATATGAGGAAAAATCAAGAATTTGATAATTTTGAAAATCCTTCTAAATATCCGGTTAATCTAAATAAAAATCAAAATAATGATTATTATTCTCAAAATTATAGGAAAGAACCTGTAAAACCAGATAAAAACTCGGTTGAATGGGATGTTGTTATAGCTACTGCTTTAATGGTTATTATTTTAACTGCAATACTTCAAAGAATCTTTCCTTTTATGGCAATATTCATATCATTAATAATAGGACTAATATACATATTAATAGCTACTAAATCTAAATCAAGCCTTTTTAAAGCTATTCCATTAACAATTATAACTATACTAGCTATTTCAGCTTATTTCAGTATTTGA
- the hjc gene encoding Holliday junction resolvase Hjc, producing the protein MAKKGSAEERDLVHKLWEKDFAAMRAPASGGATKRPLPDVLAGNGKLYLAIEVKTTTKDKIYIDSPQIDALCEFCDIFGASPFLGIKFKYTKWLFLSPEKIDRTRSNNYKIEKDVALKNGLELDEIIGIDKQIKF; encoded by the coding sequence ATGGCTAAAAAAGGTTCAGCAGAAGAAAGAGATTTAGTTCACAAATTATGGGAAAAGGATTTTGCAGCTATGAGAGCTCCAGCGTCAGGTGGAGCTACCAAAAGACCTCTTCCAGATGTTTTAGCAGGCAATGGAAAATTATATCTTGCAATTGAGGTCAAAACTACTACTAAAGATAAAATTTACATTGATTCTCCTCAGATTGATGCTCTTTGTGAATTTTGTGATATTTTTGGAGCATCTCCTTTTTTAGGAATTAAATTTAAATATACAAAATGGCTATTTTTATCTCCAGAGAAAATAGATAGAACTAGAAGTAATAATTATAAGATAGAAAAAGATGTAGCTTTGAAAAATGGTCTAGAACTAGATGAAATTATAGGTATCGATAAACAAATTAAATTTTAG
- the cyaB gene encoding class IV adenylate cyclase codes for MIEVEVKAKIDDFNSIKKDLYNIGALESHTEHQEDIYFNSPIKDFAETDEALRIRKVRTKDSIETFITYKGPKIDDKSKTRKEVEVKIEDPEKVADIFESLEFVKASKVIKKRIIYKFEQYIISLDDVIGLEPYMEIETDIEEGNDYKAEIDKIFELFKKLNITEGFERTSYLELLDIKREKN; via the coding sequence ATGATTGAAGTTGAAGTTAAAGCAAAAATAGATGACTTTAATTCTATTAAAAAAGATTTATATAATATTGGAGCTTTAGAAAGCCATACTGAACATCAAGAAGATATTTATTTTAATAGTCCTATAAAAGATTTTGCAGAAACCGATGAAGCATTAAGAATAAGGAAAGTTAGAACTAAGGATTCTATTGAAACATTTATAACATATAAAGGACCTAAAATTGATGATAAAAGTAAAACCAGAAAAGAAGTTGAAGTGAAAATTGAAGACCCAGAAAAGGTAGCAGATATATTTGAATCATTGGAATTTGTTAAAGCCTCAAAAGTTATTAAAAAAAGGATAATATATAAATTTGAACAATATATAATAAGCCTTGATGATGTTATTGGTTTAGAACCTTACATGGAAATTGAAACTGATATTGAAGAAGGTAATGATTATAAAGCCGAAATAGATAAAATATTTGAATTATTTAAAAAATTAAATATAACTGAAGGATTTGAAAGAACCTCTTATCTAGAATTATTAGATATTAAAAGAGAAAAGAATTAA
- the sfsA gene encoding DNA/RNA nuclease SfsA: MNDYIKAVFRSRPNRFIAEVEIDGNLEIAHVPNTGRCKELLVQGATVYLLPSNNPKRKTKYSLHFVENEGALVSIYSQQANEIVYKSILDGKIKELLNYGIVEREKSVENSRIDIYLANEYEDCYVEVKGVTLVNNNIAIFPDAPTERGRKHLQKLIKLKKEGHRAVVFFLIQHPNGNSFRPNWETDIDFSKTLSKAYTEGVEILVYKSDNKLDKIEIIEESIDFDLEEV; the protein is encoded by the coding sequence ATGAACGATTATATAAAAGCTGTATTTAGATCTAGACCGAATCGTTTTATAGCAGAAGTTGAAATTGATGGAAATTTAGAAATTGCTCATGTTCCAAATACTGGAAGATGTAAAGAACTTTTAGTCCAAGGGGCAACTGTTTATTTATTGCCTAGCAACAATCCAAAAAGGAAAACAAAATATTCACTTCATTTTGTAGAAAATGAGGGGGCTCTTGTTTCTATTTATTCTCAGCAAGCTAATGAAATTGTATATAAATCTATTTTAGATGGTAAAATAAAGGAACTTTTAAATTATGGCATTGTTGAAAGAGAAAAAAGTGTTGAAAATTCAAGAATAGATATATATCTAGCTAATGAATATGAGGATTGTTATGTGGAAGTAAAAGGCGTTACATTAGTTAATAATAATATAGCTATATTTCCAGATGCTCCAACTGAACGAGGACGAAAACATCTTCAAAAACTAATAAAACTAAAAAAAGAAGGTCATAGGGCAGTTGTTTTCTTTTTAATCCAACATCCTAATGGTAACAGTTTTAGACCTAATTGGGAAACAGATATAGATTTTAGTAAAACTCTTTCTAAGGCATATACTGAAGGTGTAGAAATTTTAGTCTATAAATCTGATAATAAACTTGATAAAATTGAAATTATTGAAGAATCTATAGATTTTGATTTAGAGGAAGTATAA
- a CDS encoding TATA-box-binding protein: protein MTDVDIKIENIVASAAIGKDIELTEVSKALEGVDFNREQFPGLVFKLKEPKTAALIFSSGKLVCTGAKSIDDSILAINKTVDLMRTVDKDIPHEFEIKIQNIVASANLEATLNLDAVALELENTEYEPEQFPGLVYRLQDPKVVLLLFGSGKVVCTGAKTKDDAKLGVERAYDRLSELDLI, encoded by the coding sequence TTGACCGATGTTGATATTAAAATAGAGAACATTGTAGCTTCTGCGGCCATTGGAAAGGATATAGAATTAACTGAAGTTTCCAAAGCTTTAGAAGGAGTTGATTTTAATCGAGAACAGTTTCCAGGATTAGTTTTTAAACTAAAAGAACCTAAAACTGCTGCACTTATTTTCAGTTCAGGAAAATTGGTTTGTACTGGGGCTAAATCTATAGATGATTCTATTTTAGCTATAAATAAAACTGTTGATCTAATGAGGACTGTTGATAAAGATATCCCTCATGAATTTGAGATTAAAATTCAAAATATTGTGGCTTCTGCCAACTTGGAAGCAACATTAAATCTAGATGCAGTAGCTCTAGAATTAGAAAATACGGAATATGAACCTGAGCAATTTCCAGGTTTAGTTTACCGTTTACAAGACCCTAAAGTTGTTTTATTATTATTTGGATCAGGTAAAGTAGTTTGTACTGGTGCCAAAACTAAAGATGATGCTAAGCTGGGAGTAGAAAGGGCATACGATCGACTTAGCGAGTTGGACTTAATATAA
- a CDS encoding NAD(P)H-hydrate dehydratase, with amino-acid sequence MDPIDMVVTDINCEDLGLSRLCLMENAGKCLSDEIATISTFTFSKPVKIAIFTGSGGNAGDGFVAARHLLNRGFEVEIFMLTSPKDIKSIDAQINFEILENMVPRISRLNITELNDSNDIDNIELAKSESFSEYIIIDGILGTGIKGDLRKKVKKSIEVINNSNALKISIDVPSGMDPLTGKINDIAVKPEYTITFHKVKTGVKKASFSNESLVGGLVICDIGIPIEAEIFVGNGDLIRLKNRIDTSHKGNNGRILIVGGNKDYHGAPTIAGLSAMSSGADLVYIATPESTSLAIKQESPDLIVKGLNNDNGSKDYLNLDNLDEIMTIINENNIDAILIGPGAGLNEETGKLFNILVKKIDIPIVLDADALKLVNPLLIKDKDNLIVTPHLNELKIFFNDSIDDLNNLSNVSNFDKDFDKFNEKISVLQGITRNINGTLVLKGKYDLIFNGISFRINRTGNSGMTVGGTGDSLAGIATSLLSQGLNSYDAGALATYLNGKAGDFAKEQYGNGFLASHLSEFLGILMENIY; translated from the coding sequence ATGGATCCTATTGATATGGTGGTAACAGATATAAATTGTGAAGATCTAGGTCTATCAAGATTATGTTTAATGGAGAATGCAGGTAAATGTTTGTCAGATGAGATAGCTACGATATCTACATTTACATTTTCAAAACCAGTTAAAATAGCAATATTTACAGGTTCTGGTGGTAATGCAGGTGATGGGTTTGTAGCTGCAAGACATCTTCTGAACCGTGGTTTTGAAGTAGAAATCTTCATGCTTACTTCTCCAAAAGATATTAAATCAATAGATGCTCAAATTAACTTTGAAATTTTGGAAAATATGGTTCCTCGCATTTCAAGGTTAAATATCACTGAATTAAATGATTCTAATGATATTGATAATATAGAACTAGCTAAATCAGAGAGTTTCAGTGAGTATATTATTATAGATGGGATTTTAGGAACTGGAATCAAAGGGGATTTGAGAAAAAAAGTTAAAAAATCTATTGAAGTAATAAATAATTCAAATGCTTTAAAGATATCTATCGATGTTCCTTCTGGAATGGATCCATTAACTGGTAAAATCAATGATATAGCTGTAAAGCCAGAATATACAATAACATTTCATAAAGTAAAAACTGGTGTTAAAAAAGCTAGTTTTAGTAACGAATCATTAGTTGGTGGGCTTGTAATTTGTGATATTGGAATTCCTATAGAAGCTGAAATATTTGTTGGTAATGGTGATTTGATTAGGCTAAAAAATAGGATTGATACTTCTCATAAAGGTAATAATGGAAGAATACTAATAGTTGGAGGAAACAAAGATTATCATGGGGCTCCAACGATCGCTGGTTTATCTGCTATGTCTAGTGGTGCTGATTTAGTTTATATCGCCACTCCGGAATCTACAAGTTTAGCCATTAAACAAGAATCGCCTGATTTAATTGTTAAAGGTTTAAATAATGATAATGGAAGTAAAGATTATTTAAATTTGGATAATTTAGATGAAATAATGACTATTATTAATGAAAATAATATTGATGCGATTTTAATAGGTCCTGGAGCAGGATTAAATGAAGAAACTGGAAAATTATTTAATATTTTGGTTAAAAAAATAGATATTCCTATTGTTCTTGATGCAGATGCTTTAAAATTAGTTAATCCTCTTTTAATAAAAGATAAAGATAATTTGATTGTTACTCCTCATTTAAATGAATTAAAAATATTTTTCAATGATTCTATTGACGATTTAAATAATTTATCTAATGTTTCTAATTTTGATAAGGATTTTGATAAATTTAATGAAAAAATATCTGTTTTACAAGGTATAACAAGAAATATAAATGGTACTCTTGTATTAAAAGGAAAGTATGATTTAATTTTCAATGGAATTAGTTTTAGAATTAACAGAACTGGAAATTCTGGAATGACTGTTGGAGGTACTGGTGATTCTTTAGCAGGCATAGCTACAAGTCTTTTATCTCAAGGTTTGAATAGTTATGATGCAGGTGCTTTAGCTACTTATTTAAATGGTAAAGCAGGAGATTTTGCTAAAGAACAATATGGCAATGGCTTTTTAGCAAGTCATTTATCTGAATTTTTAGGTATATTGATGGAAAATATATATTGA
- a CDS encoding SIR2 family NAD-dependent protein deacylase, protein MKKESLEKISNLKKRISSSQNVVFFGGAGVSTESGIPDFRGEEEIYNTMKKYRESPETILSHDYFISNTSLFYEYYKENIIYKYAKPKYSHIGINKLEKEGKIKAIITQNIDGLHQKAGSKNVLELHGNILKNYCVNCNTKYNLDYIVDSKNVPICKYCGEIIT, encoded by the coding sequence ATGAAAAAAGAGAGTTTAGAAAAGATATCTAATTTAAAAAAAAGAATATCTAGCTCACAAAATGTCGTTTTCTTTGGAGGAGCAGGAGTATCAACTGAAAGTGGGATTCCAGATTTCAGAGGAGAAGAAGAAATTTATAACACTATGAAAAAATATAGAGAATCCCCTGAAACTATACTATCTCATGACTACTTTATTTCAAATACAAGCTTATTTTATGAATATTATAAAGAAAATATAATCTATAAATATGCCAAACCTAAATATTCACATATAGGAATTAATAAACTTGAGAAAGAAGGTAAAATTAAAGCAATTATCACACAAAACATAGATGGTCTTCACCAAAAAGCAGGAAGTAAAAATGTTTTAGAGCTTCATGGTAATATCTTAAAAAATTATTGTGTAAATTGTAATACCAAATACAATCTGGATTATATTGTAGATTCAAAAAATGTACCAATTTGCAAATATTGTGGAGAAATAATAACCTGA
- a CDS encoding UPF0104 family protein yields the protein MKHKTVIFLAIGLAIMGVMLYFIGIDQVIDALKLANFWFILLAILIQFFIFYLYALRWNIVNKTANINTTVKEIIPMVLVGMAINNITPSGRGGGEPVRAYILSKHVNKPTEETFATVIADRALDTFPFLVLAVITIIAVMVYFSLSKLILSILIISVIVITIAFILLVYMSINQKAGEKITAWIVRIIKIFYKKIDPETLENKVIKAIAGFQKTMKRMLADKMILYYGLPLSFFIWAVEIARVFVVFLAFGANVDPILIGEVFIVASLIGMIPLLPGGIGAVDGVMILFYSSAGIPPSISAAATVIERLISFWMPTMIGFAILPHYGSSVLDKIGTTSISEEKTAKEIIDELDYIEDIDEEEMKPE from the coding sequence ATGAAACATAAAACTGTTATATTTTTAGCTATTGGCTTAGCAATAATGGGAGTTATGCTATATTTTATTGGCATAGACCAGGTAATCGATGCTCTTAAGTTAGCTAATTTTTGGTTTATTTTATTAGCTATATTAATTCAGTTTTTCATTTTTTATCTGTATGCACTTCGGTGGAATATAGTAAATAAAACTGCCAACATTAATACAACAGTTAAAGAGATCATTCCAATGGTTTTAGTTGGCATGGCGATTAATAATATAACTCCTAGTGGTCGTGGTGGTGGTGAACCAGTTAGGGCATATATACTTTCTAAACATGTTAATAAACCAACTGAAGAGACTTTCGCTACAGTAATAGCTGATAGGGCATTGGATACATTTCCTTTTCTTGTACTTGCAGTGATTACTATAATTGCTGTTATGGTATATTTTTCATTAAGCAAATTAATTTTATCAATTTTAATCATCTCAGTTATAGTTATTACAATTGCTTTTATTCTTTTAGTATATATGTCAATAAATCAAAAAGCTGGAGAAAAGATTACAGCATGGATTGTTCGCATTATTAAAATTTTTTACAAAAAAATTGATCCTGAAACATTAGAAAATAAAGTTATTAAAGCTATTGCAGGATTTCAAAAAACTATGAAAAGAATGTTAGCTGATAAAATGATTCTTTATTATGGTTTACCTCTTTCTTTTTTTATTTGGGCTGTTGAAATAGCACGTGTTTTTGTAGTTTTTTTAGCTTTCGGTGCTAATGTAGATCCAATTTTAATAGGTGAAGTCTTTATTGTTGCTAGTTTAATTGGTATGATTCCTTTACTTCCTGGAGGTATTGGTGCCGTTGATGGAGTTATGATTCTTTTTTATAGTTCAGCAGGAATTCCCCCTTCTATAAGTGCAGCAGCAACTGTTATTGAGAGACTTATATCTTTTTGGATGCCAACAATGATTGGATTTGCTATACTTCCTCATTATGGCTCTTCTGTTCTTGATAAGATAGGTACTACTAGTATTAGTGAAGAAAAAACAGCTAAAGAAATTATTGACGAGTTAGATTATATTGAAGATATTGATGAAGAAGAAATGAAACCTGAATAA
- a CDS encoding beta-class carbonic anhydrase, which produces MLLNEIVEYNKEFVDEFEGSKLSHIPQKKLAIVACMDTRLTDGFLEKAMGISRGDAKIIKNAGNNVLDRDVIRSIAAAIFALGSKEVILVGHYDCGMSNVDGEKLKSIMLERGIYPEEIAKIDIEDWIGSIDSEESNVINGVNKIKSSPLIPDDVPVHGLIMDPITGKVDILVNGY; this is translated from the coding sequence ATGTTACTTAATGAAATAGTAGAATATAATAAAGAATTTGTTGATGAATTTGAAGGGAGTAAATTATCCCATATACCTCAAAAAAAATTAGCTATTGTTGCTTGTATGGATACACGGCTTACTGATGGTTTTTTAGAAAAAGCTATGGGTATAAGTCGTGGTGATGCAAAAATAATCAAAAATGCAGGTAATAATGTTTTAGATCGTGATGTTATACGTTCTATTGCAGCAGCTATATTTGCTTTAGGTTCTAAAGAAGTTATTTTAGTTGGGCATTATGATTGTGGTATGTCTAATGTTGATGGAGAAAAATTAAAATCAATAATGTTAGAAAGAGGAATATATCCTGAAGAAATAGCTAAAATAGATATTGAAGATTGGATTGGATCTATTGATAGCGAAGAGTCAAATGTAATAAATGGAGTTAATAAAATTAAGAGTTCTCCTCTTATTCCTGATGATGTTCCTGTTCATGGCCTTATTATGGATCCGATTACTGGTAAGGTTGATATTTTAGTAAATGGATATTAA
- a CDS encoding TRAM domain-containing protein, with protein sequence MFEDSYNRQEEFSCPVEVGTEYDVKIEDQGKTGDGIARVDGFVIFIPGTEVGQEVKVKVNATRRKFAFGEVVE encoded by the coding sequence ATGTTTGAAGATAGTTATAATAGACAAGAAGAATTCTCTTGCCCAGTAGAAGTCGGTACAGAGTATGATGTTAAAATAGAAGACCAAGGTAAAACTGGCGACGGTATTGCTAGAGTAGATGGGTTTGTTATATTCATTCCTGGAACCGAAGTTGGTCAAGAAGTAAAAGTAAAAGTCAATGCAACCCGCAGAAAGTTCGCTTTCGGAGAAGTAGTAGAATAA
- a CDS encoding MBL fold metallo-hydrolase codes for MEKIKNIFCIEGFGADSNCYLFDDILIDTGTGIKKDYLYQKIKEANYSIDDISMIVNTHCHFDHVGGNYLFPNAKVLIHENDAESIRSGDLSSTAGFIFGESIRRNDVDIELKEGDKISNFEVLHTPGHTSGGISLWDGEILISGDTVFSNGGFGRIDIGGNSNDMAESIDRLSKLDVKYLLPGHGPWVNNGKRHIELARQMFQGY; via the coding sequence ATGGAAAAAATAAAAAATATTTTTTGTATTGAAGGCTTTGGGGCTGACTCTAATTGTTATTTGTTTGATGATATATTAATCGATACTGGAACTGGTATAAAAAAAGATTATTTATATCAAAAAATTAAAGAAGCTAACTATAGTATTGATGATATATCTATGATTGTAAATACACATTGTCACTTTGATCACGTTGGTGGAAATTATTTATTTCCTAATGCTAAGGTTCTTATTCATGAAAATGATGCTGAATCAATTAGATCTGGAGATCTTTCATCAACCGCAGGCTTTATTTTCGGAGAATCTATTAGGAGAAATGATGTTGATATAGAACTTAAAGAAGGAGATAAAATATCAAACTTTGAAGTTCTTCATACTCCAGGCCATACTAGTGGAGGAATTTCTCTTTGGGATGGTGAAATACTTATTTCCGGAGATACAGTTTTTTCTAATGGTGGTTTTGGTAGAATAGATATTGGTGGAAATTCTAATGATATGGCTGAATCTATTGATAGATTGAGCAAATTAGATGTAAAATATCTCTTACCTGGACATGGTCCTTGGGTTAATAATGGTAAAAGACATATAGAACTAGCAAGACAAATGTTTCAAGGATATTAG
- a CDS encoding TrkH family potassium uptake protein encodes MKYITRRDIYIALYYLGKVMQGVGIVILLPIIIALIYREHIYLLGFIIPSLISLGVGTLLGRINPKCNRVRLKHGMIVSSLAWLWAAFIGALVMYICLDISFINAFFENMSAWTGSGFTIFQDVEILPNSILFLRSLEQWVGGLGVVVIMIGVLIHSGTAASRLYKSEAREDRIKPSIANTLKKILQIYLIYTIIGTLLFIIVGMPVFDAVNNTFTAISTGGMSIKNINMGFYNNDLFYIISMIMMIIGATSFLSHYQAIKTRGKSIFSDIQFKAMIGVIIVASLLLILANNILPIDAIYSVVSAITTTGASINPSGYFTDYNAFIKVIIIVLMFIGGAAGSTVGAVKIIRVITLLRGIYKNIINIISPEGRVINMELSNKNLKETQVREASSYISLYLIFIVIGWSVLVFYGYDGMNSLFEIVSAQGNVGLSVGIVNGEMPIGAKIITIFNMWIGRLEIIPVLVILRSFIEIFKGVIPKKTY; translated from the coding sequence ATGAAATATATTACCCGAAGAGATATTTATATAGCATTATATTATCTAGGTAAAGTAATGCAAGGAGTAGGAATAGTAATACTATTACCAATAATTATTGCCTTAATATATAGAGAACATATTTATCTTTTAGGGTTTATAATACCTTCTTTGATATCATTAGGTGTGGGAACATTACTTGGAAGAATAAATCCTAAATGTAATCGAGTTAGGTTGAAACATGGGATGATTGTATCCTCATTAGCTTGGCTTTGGGCTGCATTTATTGGAGCTCTAGTAATGTACATATGTTTAGATATTTCATTCATAAATGCTTTTTTTGAGAATATGTCTGCTTGGACAGGAAGTGGATTTACAATATTCCAAGATGTAGAAATCTTACCAAACTCCATACTATTTCTTAGAAGCCTTGAACAGTGGGTAGGGGGATTGGGAGTTGTTGTTATAATGATTGGAGTTTTAATCCATTCAGGAACCGCTGCATCTCGTCTTTATAAATCTGAAGCTAGAGAAGACAGAATAAAACCCAGTATAGCCAACACATTAAAAAAGATTCTCCAAATATATTTAATTTACACAATTATAGGAACTTTATTATTTATTATAGTTGGAATGCCAGTTTTTGATGCTGTAAACAATACATTTACTGCAATATCTACTGGAGGAATGTCTATTAAGAATATTAATATGGGTTTTTATAATAATGATTTATTTTATATAATATCCATGATTATGATGATAATTGGGGCAACTAGTTTTCTATCTCACTATCAAGCAATTAAAACAAGAGGAAAATCGATCTTTAGTGACATACAGTTTAAAGCTATGATAGGAGTAATAATTGTTGCAAGTCTTTTATTAATATTAGCTAATAACATACTCCCTATAGATGCTATTTATAGTGTAGTGTCTGCTATAACAACAACAGGAGCAAGTATAAATCCTTCTGGATATTTTACAGATTATAATGCATTTATAAAAGTTATTATAATAGTTCTTATGTTTATAGGTGGTGCAGCAGGTTCTACTGTTGGTGCAGTAAAAATAATCAGAGTAATCACCTTACTAAGAGGAATATACAAAAATATAATAAATATAATTTCTCCAGAAGGACGAGTAATAAATATGGAACTATCTAACAAAAATTTAAAAGAAACTCAAGTTAGAGAAGCAAGTTCATATATCTCTCTTTATCTGATATTCATTGTTATTGGTTGGTCTGTATTAGTATTCTATGGTTATGATGGAATGAACTCTTTATTTGAAATAGTTTCTGCACAGGGAAATGTAGGACTGAGTGTCGGAATTGTGAATGGAGAAATGCCTATTGGAGCTAAAATAATTACAATATTTAACATGTGGATAGGTCGTCTGGAAATAATACCCGTACTAGTAATTTTAAGAAGTTTTATTGAAATATTTAAAGGAGTAATTCCTAAAAAAACTTATTAA